From the Billgrantia sulfidoxydans genome, one window contains:
- a CDS encoding heavy metal translocating P-type ATPase, which yields MSSNEAALAVRNDSSGSETYSVAIEGMSCASCVGRVEKAIRGVPGVVDASVNLATQRAQVEFASGQTDIAGVVQAVNAAGYPASSETIELSVEGMSCASCVGRVERKLAGVPGVLEASVNLATATATVKVVAGAVTAPRLIEAVKAAGYDAEAASDAPDRSDREREAREREIAELKRAVAIATVFTLPLFVLEMGSHLIPGLHHWLQMSLGQQNLFYLFFVLASIVQFGPGLRFYQKGWPALMRGGPDMNSLVMLGTTAAWGYSVVATFLPQVLPAGTVNVYFEASAVIITLILVGRYFEAIAKGRTSEAIKALMKLQAKTARVVRDGEEMEIGIDAVRQGDIVLVRPGEKIPVDGQVIDGSSFVDESMITGEPVPVRKEAGADVVGGTLNKVGSFSFRATKVGADTLLAQIVRMVEQAQGSKLPIQAMVDKVTTYFVPAVIAAALATIGVWLVFGPAPALTFALVNGVAVLIIACPCAMGLATPTSIMVGTGKAAKMGVLFRKGEALQSLRDAKVIALDKTGTLTKGRPELTDLVVAKDFDEVDTLRLVASVERQSEHPIAEAIASAAKARGLEPGAIQGFEAIPGFGVTARVDGRRVDVGADRYMRQLGLDVETFAESAHRLADEGKSPLYAAIDGRLAAIIAVADPIKESTPAAIRALHAEGLQVAMITGDNRRTADAIARRLGIDKVVAEVLPDGKVDAVKQLQAEGGLVAFVGDGINDAPALAQADVGIAIGTGTDIAIESAEVVLMSGDLRNVPNAIALSRATIRNIKQNLFWAFAYNTVLIPVAAGALFPAFGILLSPIFAAVAMAASSICVLTNALRLKGFQPPIALDADEAAAPEVEVASRAGA from the coding sequence ATGTCGAGCAACGAGGCCGCCTTGGCGGTTCGTAATGATTCCAGCGGCAGCGAAACGTATTCCGTGGCCATCGAAGGCATGAGCTGCGCCTCCTGCGTCGGCCGGGTCGAGAAGGCGATCCGCGGTGTGCCAGGAGTCGTCGACGCTTCCGTCAACCTGGCCACGCAGCGCGCCCAGGTGGAGTTCGCTTCCGGTCAGACGGATATCGCCGGTGTCGTGCAGGCGGTCAATGCCGCAGGCTATCCCGCCTCAAGCGAGACCATCGAGCTGTCGGTCGAGGGCATGAGTTGTGCCTCCTGCGTCGGCCGCGTGGAGCGCAAGCTCGCCGGCGTGCCCGGGGTACTCGAGGCCAGCGTCAACCTGGCCACGGCGACAGCCACCGTGAAAGTGGTGGCAGGGGCCGTCACCGCGCCGCGTCTGATCGAGGCCGTGAAGGCGGCGGGCTACGACGCCGAGGCCGCCAGCGACGCACCGGATCGCAGTGATCGCGAGCGCGAGGCCCGTGAACGGGAGATCGCCGAACTGAAGCGCGCGGTCGCCATCGCCACAGTATTCACGCTGCCACTCTTCGTGCTGGAGATGGGCTCGCACTTAATACCAGGGCTTCATCACTGGCTGCAGATGAGCCTGGGCCAGCAGAACCTGTTCTACCTGTTCTTCGTTCTGGCCTCGATCGTGCAGTTCGGTCCCGGCCTGCGCTTCTACCAGAAGGGCTGGCCCGCCCTGATGCGCGGCGGCCCCGACATGAACTCGCTGGTGATGCTGGGCACCACCGCGGCCTGGGGCTATTCGGTGGTGGCCACCTTCCTGCCACAGGTGCTGCCTGCCGGCACCGTGAACGTCTACTTCGAGGCTTCGGCGGTGATCATCACGCTGATCCTCGTCGGCCGCTATTTCGAGGCCATCGCCAAGGGCCGCACCAGCGAGGCCATCAAGGCGTTGATGAAGCTCCAGGCCAAGACCGCCCGCGTGGTTCGCGACGGTGAGGAAATGGAGATCGGCATCGACGCCGTGCGCCAGGGCGACATCGTGCTGGTACGCCCCGGCGAGAAGATCCCGGTGGATGGCCAGGTGATCGACGGCAGCTCCTTCGTTGACGAGTCGATGATCACCGGCGAACCCGTACCGGTGCGCAAGGAAGCCGGCGCGGACGTGGTCGGCGGCACTCTCAACAAGGTGGGCAGCTTCAGCTTCCGCGCCACCAAGGTCGGCGCCGACACCCTGCTGGCCCAGATCGTGCGCATGGTCGAGCAGGCCCAGGGCTCGAAGCTGCCGATCCAGGCCATGGTGGATAAGGTCACTACCTACTTCGTCCCGGCGGTGATCGCCGCGGCCCTGGCCACCATTGGCGTCTGGCTGGTCTTCGGCCCCGCCCCCGCGCTGACCTTCGCCCTGGTCAACGGCGTGGCGGTGCTGATCATCGCTTGCCCGTGTGCCATGGGCCTGGCCACCCCCACCTCCATCATGGTGGGAACCGGCAAGGCCGCGAAGATGGGCGTGCTGTTCCGCAAGGGCGAAGCCCTGCAGTCGCTGCGCGACGCCAAGGTGATCGCGCTGGACAAGACCGGCACCCTGACCAAGGGCCGGCCCGAGCTCACCGACCTGGTCGTGGCCAAGGACTTCGACGAGGTCGATACCCTGCGCCTAGTGGCCTCCGTCGAGCGTCAGTCGGAGCACCCCATCGCCGAGGCGATCGCCAGCGCGGCCAAGGCCCGCGGGCTGGAGCCCGGTGCCATCCAGGGCTTCGAGGCCATTCCCGGTTTCGGCGTCACGGCCCGGGTCGATGGGCGCCGGGTGGACGTCGGTGCCGACCGCTACATGCGCCAGTTGGGCCTGGACGTGGAGACCTTCGCCGAGAGCGCACACCGGCTCGCTGACGAGGGCAAGTCGCCGCTGTACGCCGCCATCGATGGCCGCCTGGCCGCGATCATCGCCGTCGCCGACCCGATCAAGGAGTCCACGCCGGCCGCCATCCGCGCGCTGCACGCCGAGGGTCTGCAGGTCGCGATGATCACCGGCGACAACAGGCGCACCGCCGATGCCATCGCCCGCCGCCTCGGCATCGACAAGGTGGTGGCCGAGGTCCTGCCCGACGGCAAGGTGGATGCGGTGAAGCAACTGCAGGCCGAAGGCGGCCTGGTGGCCTTCGTCGGCGACGGCATCAACGATGCCCCGGCGCTGGCCCAGGCCGACGTGGGGATCGCCATCGGCACCGGCACCGATATCGCCATCGAATCCGCCGAGGTGGTGCTGATGTCCGGCGACCTGCGCAACGTGCCCAACGCCATTGCGCTGTCCCGGGCCACCATCCGCAACATCAAGCAGAACCTGTTCTGGGCCTTCGCCTACAACACCGTGCTGATCCCGGTGGCCGCCGGCGCGCTGTTTCCCGCCTTCGGGATTCTGCTCTCGCCGATCTTCGCCGCCGTGGCCATGGCCGCCTCGAGCATCTGCGTGCTCACCAACGCGCTGCGCCTCAAGGGCTTCCAGCCGCCGATCGCGCTCGATGCGGATGAGGCCGCAGCGCCGGAGGTGGAGGTCGCTAGCCGGGCTGGCGCGTGA
- the cueR gene encoding Cu(I)-responsive transcriptional regulator, with the protein MNIGQASKASGISEKMIRYYESIGLIAPAKRTESGYRIFSEKDVHALRFISRARDLGFSVEQMGNLLALWQDRHRASADVKAVAQAHIEELDGKIKKLQGMRRTLEHLVKHCHGDERPECPILGDLAAESLEMEAETP; encoded by the coding sequence ATGAATATCGGTCAAGCGTCGAAGGCATCCGGCATCTCGGAAAAGATGATTCGCTACTACGAGAGTATCGGCCTCATTGCCCCGGCCAAACGGACGGAGTCGGGGTATCGGATCTTCAGCGAGAAGGACGTTCACGCGCTGCGTTTCATCTCCCGGGCCCGTGACCTGGGCTTCTCGGTGGAGCAGATGGGTAACCTGCTCGCCCTGTGGCAGGACCGCCATCGGGCCAGTGCCGACGTCAAGGCCGTCGCCCAGGCGCACATCGAGGAGCTGGATGGCAAGATCAAGAAGCTGCAGGGCATGCGCCGTACCCTGGAGCACCTGGTGAAGCACTGCCATGGCGACGAGCGCCCGGAGTGTCCGATCCTCGGCGACCTGGCGGCGGAAAGCCTCGAAATGGAAGCCGAGACTCCCTGA
- a CDS encoding erythromycin esterase family protein, producing MTTPQDYVRDHAVPLAGRSSDYDRLLDEVGERSLVLLGEASHGTAEFYRMRAEITRRLIREKGFEAVIVEADWPDALRLNRYVRGEGDDTLKSAFDDFQRFPQWMWRNTDVRDFIGWLAEHNAGKHADEQVGFHGLDVYSLHRSAEAVIEYLEGIDPEQARIAREGYGCLDHGGDPVRYGHDAAFGLSRICEDAAVRLLADLLEKSGNYLHGDGRRPRDEQFFAEQNARVVVNAEHYYRAMFGSRVDTWNLRDEHMTDTIAELREHLRRQGGQGKLVVWAHNSHLGDAAFTDMGWHRGQHNVGQLVRHRFGTDQALLVGFTTHSGFVSAARDWDGPVEHRKVRPSMEGSVERLFHDSGRGDFYLPLGEGAAPLKEPLWERAIGVIYRPESERISHYFKASMARQFDAVFHVDETRAVEPFDRGEQWHPEEAPDTYPFGV from the coding sequence ATGACGACTCCCCAGGACTACGTTCGCGACCATGCCGTGCCGCTCGCCGGACGGAGCAGCGACTACGACCGCCTGCTCGACGAGGTGGGTGAGCGCTCACTGGTGCTGCTCGGCGAGGCCTCCCACGGCACCGCCGAGTTCTACCGTATGCGCGCCGAGATCACTCGGCGCCTGATCCGCGAGAAGGGCTTCGAGGCGGTGATCGTCGAGGCCGACTGGCCCGATGCGCTGCGCCTCAATCGCTACGTCCGCGGCGAAGGTGATGACACGCTCAAAAGCGCCTTCGACGATTTCCAGCGGTTTCCGCAGTGGATGTGGCGCAACACCGACGTGCGCGACTTCATCGGCTGGCTCGCGGAGCACAATGCCGGCAAGCATGCCGATGAGCAGGTGGGTTTCCACGGCCTCGACGTCTACAGCCTGCACCGCTCGGCGGAGGCGGTGATCGAGTACCTCGAGGGCATCGACCCGGAGCAGGCGCGCATCGCCCGCGAGGGCTACGGCTGCCTCGACCACGGTGGCGACCCGGTGCGCTACGGTCACGATGCCGCCTTCGGCCTCAGCCGCATCTGCGAGGATGCCGCCGTGCGCCTGCTCGCCGACCTGCTCGAGAAGTCCGGCAACTACCTGCATGGGGACGGCCGACGCCCTCGCGACGAGCAGTTCTTCGCCGAGCAGAACGCCCGCGTGGTGGTCAATGCGGAACACTACTATCGGGCCATGTTCGGCTCGCGGGTGGATACTTGGAACCTGCGCGACGAGCACATGACCGATACCATCGCCGAGCTGCGTGAGCACCTGCGCCGCCAGGGCGGGCAGGGCAAGCTGGTGGTGTGGGCGCACAACTCCCACCTGGGCGATGCCGCGTTCACCGACATGGGCTGGCATCGCGGCCAGCACAATGTCGGCCAGCTGGTGCGCCATCGCTTCGGTACCGATCAGGCGCTATTGGTGGGCTTTACCACCCATAGCGGCTTCGTCTCGGCGGCCCGCGACTGGGACGGCCCGGTGGAGCATCGCAAGGTGCGGCCCTCGATGGAGGGCAGCGTCGAGCGGCTGTTCCACGACAGCGGCCGCGGCGACTTCTACCTGCCGCTGGGCGAGGGTGCGGCGCCCCTGAAGGAGCCGCTGTGGGAGCGCGCCATCGGCGTGATCTACCGCCCCGAGTCGGAGCGCATCAGCCACTACTTCAAGGCATCAATGGCCCGGCAGTTCGACGCCGTTTTCCATGTCGACGAGACCCGCGCCGTGGAGCCGTTCGACAGGGGCGAGCAGTGGCACCCGGAGGAGGCACCGGATACCTATCCGTTCGGGGTCTAG
- a CDS encoding zinc metallopeptidase, with the protein MIVLLIVFLLAIFVLPNVWAKWVLSRHSRGRDDYPGTGAELADHLLRRLGIEGVKVEMTDQGDHYDPEARRVRLSREHYEGRSLTAVTVAAHEVGHAIQHHEGYAPLIARARMVGVAQRAEKIGALLMMAAPFLFILTRLPGGLAIVIVAAVISFGTAAVVHLVTLPVEFDASFNRALPLLREYVPPYDMPGARHVLTACAFTYVAASLASILNLGRWLVILRR; encoded by the coding sequence ATGATCGTGCTGCTGATCGTCTTTCTGCTGGCCATCTTCGTGCTGCCCAACGTGTGGGCCAAGTGGGTGCTGTCGCGGCACTCCCGTGGGCGCGACGATTATCCCGGTACCGGTGCCGAACTGGCCGATCATCTGCTGCGTCGCCTGGGCATCGAGGGGGTCAAGGTGGAGATGACCGACCAGGGCGACCATTACGACCCGGAGGCGCGCCGGGTGCGACTCTCCCGCGAGCACTACGAGGGACGCTCGCTGACGGCAGTGACCGTGGCCGCCCATGAGGTGGGCCATGCCATCCAGCACCACGAGGGGTACGCCCCGCTGATCGCCCGGGCGCGCATGGTCGGCGTGGCGCAGCGGGCCGAGAAGATCGGCGCGCTGCTGATGATGGCTGCCCCTTTCCTGTTCATCCTGACCCGCCTGCCCGGGGGGCTGGCCATCGTGATCGTGGCGGCGGTAATCAGCTTCGGCACCGCGGCGGTGGTGCATCTGGTGACCCTGCCGGTGGAGTTCGACGCCAGCTTCAATCGCGCCCTGCCGCTGCTGCGCGAGTACGTGCCGCCCTACGACATGCCCGGCGCCCGCCACGTGCTGACCGCCTGCGCCTTCACCTACGTGGCCGCCTCGCTGGCGAGCATCCTGAACCTGGGGCGCTGGCTGGTGATCCTGCGTCGCTGA
- the cmoA gene encoding carboxy-S-adenosyl-L-methionine synthase CmoA gives MSDASYRDAIFSTPLDRVARFSFDERVVACFPDMIRRSVPGYGQILGMLGLIAGRHLRHGAHVYDLGCSLGAASLALAGQLPADAFRLTAVDISPAMVARARETLAAECPEHAIEVIEGDIRTLDYRPSGMVILNFTLQFLPPEDREALLVRLFEALEPGGVLVLSEKVIDPDERDNAWRVERYHDFKRANGYSELEISQKRTALENVLVPDTLAAHHARLARAGFPRSLTWFQYLNFASLIAFKEA, from the coding sequence ATGAGTGACGCATCTTATCGCGACGCGATCTTTTCCACACCCCTGGACCGGGTCGCGCGCTTCTCCTTCGACGAACGGGTGGTGGCCTGCTTCCCCGACATGATTCGCCGCTCGGTGCCCGGCTACGGCCAGATACTCGGCATGCTGGGGCTGATCGCCGGGCGCCATCTTCGCCACGGCGCCCATGTCTACGACCTGGGCTGCTCGCTGGGTGCCGCCAGCCTGGCACTGGCCGGCCAGTTGCCGGCGGACGCCTTTCGCCTCACCGCGGTGGACATCTCGCCGGCCATGGTCGCCCGCGCCCGTGAGACCCTCGCCGCCGAGTGTCCCGAGCACGCCATCGAGGTCATCGAGGGCGACATTCGCACCCTCGACTACCGGCCCTCGGGCATGGTGATCCTCAACTTCACCCTGCAGTTCCTGCCACCCGAGGATCGCGAGGCGCTGCTGGTTCGCCTGTTCGAAGCGCTGGAGCCTGGCGGCGTGCTGGTACTTTCCGAAAAAGTGATCGACCCCGACGAGCGCGACAACGCCTGGCGGGTGGAGCGCTACCACGACTTCAAGCGCGCCAACGGCTACAGCGAACTCGAGATCAGCCAGAAGCGCACGGCGCTGGAGAACGTGCTGGTGCCGGACACCCTCGCGGCGCACCATGCGCGCCTGGCCCGGGCCGGCTTTCCACGCTCGCTGACCTGGTTCCAGTACCTCAACTTCGCCTCGCTGATCGCGTTCAAGGAGGCCTGA
- the cmoB gene encoding tRNA 5-methoxyuridine(34)/uridine 5-oxyacetic acid(34) synthase CmoB yields the protein MAIPADQRPLYRAFIDQGLDAWLARLPEQLAQGLDRKRYGDLPAWEKAVAKLPALPEARDVQLDTDTVTVDCALDDSRRRQCENLLRKLSPWRKGPYRLAGIHIDTEWRSDWKWRRVAPHLTDLRGRRVLDVGGGSGYHAWRMAGAGAAFVLVIDPSPRFYYQFQALRHFVGDADGGRTHFLPVGIEDVPERLAFFDTVFSMGVLYHRPSPLEHLLQLKEALRPGGELVLETLVVEGDETTVLLPGERYAAMPNVYFLPSSAALCQWLERCGFVDVRVVDEAPTTLDEQRSTEWMTFQSLADFLDPADPTRTREGYPAPRRSVVMATRPA from the coding sequence GTGGCGATACCCGCTGATCAGCGACCGCTCTATCGCGCCTTCATCGACCAAGGCCTGGATGCTTGGCTCGCCCGCCTGCCGGAACAGTTGGCCCAAGGGCTCGACCGCAAGCGCTATGGCGACCTGCCGGCCTGGGAGAAGGCGGTGGCCAAGCTGCCCGCCCTGCCCGAGGCACGCGACGTCCAGTTGGATACCGATACGGTGACGGTGGATTGCGCGCTCGACGACAGCCGGCGGCGCCAGTGCGAGAACCTGCTGAGGAAGCTATCGCCGTGGCGCAAGGGCCCCTACCGGCTCGCCGGCATTCACATCGACACCGAATGGCGCTCCGATTGGAAGTGGCGGCGGGTGGCGCCGCACCTCACCGACCTGCGCGGCCGGCGCGTGCTCGACGTGGGCGGCGGCAGCGGCTACCACGCCTGGCGCATGGCCGGCGCGGGGGCCGCCTTCGTGCTGGTGATCGACCCTTCGCCGCGCTTCTACTACCAGTTCCAGGCCCTGCGCCACTTCGTCGGTGACGCCGACGGGGGACGCACCCACTTCCTCCCGGTGGGCATCGAAGACGTGCCCGAGCGGCTCGCCTTCTTCGACACGGTGTTCTCCATGGGCGTGCTCTACCACCGCCCCTCGCCGCTGGAGCACCTGTTGCAGCTCAAGGAGGCTCTGCGCCCAGGCGGCGAGCTGGTGCTCGAGACGCTAGTGGTGGAGGGCGACGAAACCACGGTGCTGCTGCCCGGCGAGCGCTACGCCGCCATGCCCAACGTCTACTTCCTGCCCTCTTCCGCAGCGCTGTGCCAGTGGCTCGAGCGCTGCGGCTTCGTTGACGTACGGGTAGTGGACGAGGCCCCCACCACGCTGGACGAGCAGCGCTCCACCGAGTGGATGACCTTCCAGTCGCTGGCCGACTTTCTCGACCCGGCCGACCCGACGCGCACCCGCGAGGGCTATCCCGCGCCGCGACGGTCAGTGGTGATGGCAACGAGACCAGCGTAG
- a CDS encoding App1 family protein — MTGFVRRLLRIAARPMKRDRGRGGYVVHPYRGYGSRHEAFLMGRVFRQAALGELIPRYGVLRDLADIVRRLFRHGLPAVTVEVTLGQNVTTVTTDRDGYFDVHMPLAHALPQDSAWHHAELHVVLPDIEPVQSFAEVYIPPAEADLLIISDIDDTVMYTGVANKLRMLHRLFVKRAHQRMAFPGVADFYQALHVGGSGQAKRPILYVSRGPWSIYEMLEEFFQLNRIPVGPILFLREWGISWRKPWPRRAEDHKYDLIQHMLSMRDELPCVLVGDSGQHDPEVYARIVHEYPERIRAVYIRRVERRPERERAIDALREEIRHTGCDLVLAEDSLAMAEHAFTQGLIAEEGLERVRRASHA, encoded by the coding sequence ATGACGGGCTTCGTCAGGCGCTTGCTGCGCATTGCCGCCCGCCCGATGAAGCGTGACCGCGGGCGTGGTGGCTACGTCGTGCACCCCTACCGCGGCTACGGCTCCCGCCACGAGGCCTTCCTCATGGGGCGGGTGTTCCGCCAGGCCGCGCTGGGCGAGCTGATTCCGCGCTATGGCGTTCTGCGCGACCTGGCCGACATCGTGCGGCGCCTCTTCCGCCATGGGCTCCCTGCGGTCACCGTCGAGGTGACCCTGGGGCAGAACGTCACCACCGTGACCACCGACCGCGACGGCTACTTCGACGTGCACATGCCGCTCGCGCACGCCCTGCCGCAGGACAGCGCCTGGCATCACGCCGAACTGCACGTGGTGCTACCGGACATCGAGCCGGTACAGTCGTTCGCCGAGGTCTACATCCCCCCGGCCGAGGCCGACCTGCTGATCATCAGCGACATCGACGACACGGTGATGTACACCGGCGTGGCCAACAAGCTGCGCATGCTGCACCGGCTGTTCGTCAAGCGGGCGCACCAGCGCATGGCCTTTCCCGGCGTAGCCGACTTCTACCAGGCGCTGCACGTCGGTGGCAGCGGCCAGGCCAAGCGGCCGATTCTCTACGTCTCGCGCGGGCCTTGGAGCATCTACGAGATGCTCGAGGAGTTCTTCCAGCTCAACCGCATCCCCGTGGGGCCCATCCTGTTCCTGCGCGAGTGGGGCATCTCCTGGCGCAAGCCGTGGCCGCGGCGTGCCGAGGATCACAAGTACGACCTGATCCAGCACATGCTGTCGATGCGCGACGAGCTGCCCTGTGTACTGGTCGGCGACAGCGGCCAGCACGACCCCGAGGTCTATGCGCGTATCGTGCACGAATATCCCGAGCGGATCCGGGCGGTCTACATCCGGCGGGTGGAGCGCCGACCCGAGCGCGAGCGCGCCATCGATGCGCTGCGCGAGGAGATTCGCCATACCGGCTGCGACCTGGTGCTGGCCGAAGACAGTCTTGCCATGGCCGAGCACGCCTTCACCCAAGGGCTGATCGCCGAGGAGGGGCTCGAGCGGGTGCGCCGGGCGTCGCATGCATAG
- a CDS encoding 20S proteasome subunit A/B has product MTTIVWDGTTLATDSLISVNGSTYNHAQKLFQLDNGEWVAFAGEQQEWWEVMEWLNAGAPRNDKPHVTRVEMIIAGPDGVFEMFNKLVRIPVNGPVAYGTGWKWALAAIDHGKSAVEAVEYAKTRDHDSGGEVQSVTPATRAGVPFATMMRDVEAKPEPATT; this is encoded by the coding sequence ATGACCACGATCGTATGGGATGGGACCACGCTGGCGACGGATTCGCTGATCAGTGTTAACGGCTCGACCTACAACCATGCGCAGAAGCTGTTCCAGCTCGACAACGGCGAGTGGGTCGCCTTCGCCGGCGAGCAGCAGGAGTGGTGGGAGGTCATGGAGTGGCTCAATGCCGGGGCGCCGCGTAACGACAAGCCGCACGTGACGAGGGTCGAGATGATCATTGCCGGGCCCGACGGCGTCTTCGAGATGTTCAACAAGCTGGTGCGGATTCCGGTCAACGGCCCCGTCGCCTACGGCACCGGCTGGAAGTGGGCGCTGGCTGCCATCGACCACGGCAAGAGCGCCGTCGAGGCGGTGGAATATGCCAAGACCCGCGACCATGACAGCGGCGGTGAGGTGCAGTCCGTCACGCCCGCGACCCGGGCCGGCGTACCCTTCGCGACGATGATGCGGGATGTCGAGGCAAAGCCGGAACCCGCGACGACCTGA
- a CDS encoding heavy-metal-associated domain-containing protein — MPKFNVPDMSCNHCVSTISTAIESVDSGASLEFDLANRQVSVNSSAPVEAIQAAIEAAGYPNQVA; from the coding sequence ATGCCGAAATTCAACGTGCCGGACATGTCATGTAACCACTGCGTCTCGACGATCTCCACCGCCATCGAATCCGTGGACAGCGGGGCCAGCCTGGAATTCGACCTGGCGAATCGCCAAGTCAGCGTGAACAGCAGCGCGCCGGTCGAGGCGATCCAGGCAGCCATCGAAGCGGCCGGCTACCCCAATCAGGTGGCCTAG
- a CDS encoding MFS transporter — MASGNVEESTRSDTWPVATIAIAQLFGTSLWFSANSAADDLMRTWHVSAADIGWLTSAVQVGFILGTLTMALGGLADRYRASRIFVCCALAGALFNAGFALLSEGLASALVLRFLVGLSLAGIYPVGMKLIVSWAPERTGQALAQLVAMLTLGTALPHGLREVGAELPWQTIILASSGLALLGAVMIRWLGDGPHLPDARQRKASSGTETGQRPTVLDAFRIHRFRAAALGYFGHMWELYAFWTVVPLLVSQTVLASRYGAVGVSGMAFTIIGVGALGCIVGGWLSQRIGSARVALGALASSGVCALVFALFWQALPAVALGLLLLVWGATVIADSPQFSALSAQACPRELVGAALAIQNSIGFAITVVSIAATTTLFERVGLHAAWLLVPGPIVGLLGFAWATRRAVEEPLATQDAP; from the coding sequence ATGGCGTCAGGCAACGTCGAGGAGAGCACCCGAAGCGATACGTGGCCCGTGGCGACGATCGCCATCGCCCAGCTGTTCGGTACCTCGCTGTGGTTCAGTGCCAACAGCGCGGCGGACGACCTGATGCGCACCTGGCACGTCAGCGCCGCCGATATCGGCTGGCTGACCAGCGCGGTGCAGGTCGGCTTCATCCTCGGCACGCTGACGATGGCCCTCGGCGGTCTGGCGGATCGCTATCGCGCCAGCCGGATCTTCGTCTGCTGTGCGCTGGCCGGCGCCCTGTTCAACGCCGGTTTCGCCCTGCTGTCGGAGGGGTTGGCCAGTGCCCTGGTGTTGCGTTTCCTGGTCGGGCTGTCGTTGGCGGGCATCTATCCGGTAGGCATGAAGCTGATCGTCAGCTGGGCGCCGGAGCGTACCGGCCAGGCGTTGGCACAGCTGGTGGCCATGCTGACGCTGGGTACGGCGCTGCCCCACGGGCTGCGGGAGGTGGGGGCCGAGCTTCCCTGGCAGACGATCATTCTTGCCTCGTCCGGGCTTGCCCTGCTCGGGGCGGTGATGATCCGCTGGCTGGGCGACGGACCTCACCTGCCGGATGCCCGCCAGCGCAAGGCATCCTCGGGCACCGAGACAGGGCAGAGGCCCACGGTGCTGGACGCGTTCCGGATCCATCGCTTCCGCGCGGCCGCGCTGGGCTACTTCGGCCACATGTGGGAGCTCTACGCCTTCTGGACGGTGGTGCCGCTGCTGGTATCGCAGACGGTGCTGGCCAGCCGGTACGGTGCGGTGGGAGTCTCCGGGATGGCGTTTACCATCATCGGGGTCGGGGCGCTGGGCTGCATCGTCGGCGGGTGGCTGTCGCAGCGCATCGGCAGCGCCAGGGTGGCGCTGGGCGCCCTGGCCTCCTCGGGCGTCTGTGCCCTGGTGTTCGCGCTGTTCTGGCAGGCGCTGCCGGCCGTCGCGCTGGGCCTGCTGCTGCTGGTATGGGGGGCGACCGTCATCGCGGACTCGCCGCAATTCTCCGCCCTCTCGGCTCAGGCCTGCCCGCGCGAGCTGGTCGGTGCCGCATTGGCCATCCAGAACTCCATCGGCTTTGCCATTACCGTGGTCTCCATTGCCGCCACGACGACGCTGTTCGAGCGCGTGGGGCTGCACGCCGCCTGGCTGCTCGTCCCCGGCCCGATCGTGGGGCTGCTCGGCTTCGCCTGGGCGACCAGGCGAGCCGTCGAGGAGCCGTTGGCCACCCAGGACGCGCCGTGA